From the Tenacibaculum dicentrarchi genome, the window AGAGAACACATGGTTCCTTTTCCTCCATCATCTCCAGCAATTGCTTTATTTAAAGATGGTAATTTAGTTCATATTTTAGAGCGTCACCATATTGAAGGTCATTCAGCTCAAGCTATTGCTCAGAATTTAGCAGCAGCTTATGATGAATTTTGTTAGTCATAAATTGATGATATAAAATAGAAATCCAGCAAATTTGCTGGATTTTTATTTTATTACACTTTTTTTATAACACTTGTTACAATTCCCCAAATAATAAAATTATTTTCTTCTGTAATTTTAATTACAGGATAATCAGGATTTTCGGGTTGTAACCAAACTTCATCTTCAGTAACTCTTAATCTTTTTACAGTAAACTCTCCATCTAAAAAACAAACTGCTATTTTATTATTTGTTGGCGGAATACTTCTATCAATTACTAATAAATCATTATCATCTAAACCTGCACCAATCATTGATTGTCCGCTAACTTTAGCAAAAAAAGTAGTTTCTTTATTTTTTATTAACTCTTCATCTAATGAAATACGAGTTTCTTTAAAATCATCAATAGGAGATGGAAAACCTGCAGAAATCCCCATATCGATAAAAATTGCTCCCTCACTTTTACTCATTTCTTTAGGTGCTAAAAAAGTTAATTTTTTTGATGTACTCATACGTTATTTTATGATAATAATGTCATTACTATTACTACAGTACTTTGGTTTTAACTATTTTTATTGAGTTCCCTAAATACATTAGCAATCTTTTTTGGAGGACTGCTAATTTAATACATTAATTTTTAATACTTTAATTGAAATGTATCAAAAAAAGGAGAAAATTTAAAGTAATGATTTTATTAAGAACCTGTTTAAATTTCATATAAAAACGTTTTGTAACATAAAAATAAGAAATCAAATCCGTCAAACTGAATTTAGTTCAGTTTCACATCCTGATTTGCCGTAGTTCTCCTGTTGATGCGATGCTGAAATAAATTCAGCATGACGAGAATTTAGTTTTAATTTAATTTTTAAACAGGCTCTAAATATTAAATAAATTAAGAATAGATAATAAATATTGCATGATAAGCTCAAAAATAATCTACTGAAGTTTTCTTATTTTTGTAAGATGATTAAAAAATTAAAAATTGATGGAATTGATAAAATTATCATCAAACGATTGGTTTCTGATGCTCGTACGCCTATTTTAAGTATTGCTAGAGAAGTAGGAATTTCAGGGGCGGCAATTCATCAGCGATTACGAAAATTAGATGCTTCCGATTTAATAGACGGCTACAAAATGGTCTTAAATCCGAAGGCTTTAGGCTATAATACTACAGCTTTTGTGGGGGTATTTTTAGACTCTTCTAGCTTATATTCATCGGCTATAAAAAGATTAAAAGAAATTCCTGAAGTTGTTGAAAGCCATTACACAACGGGTAATTATGCTATTTTCATCAAAATACTTTGCAAAAACAATGAAGATTTAATGCATTTGTTAAATAAAGATATTCAGAATATTAAAGGTGTTTCACGAACCGAAACCTTTATTTCTTTAGACCAACAAATAAACCGCCAAATAAAAATTTAAACGTTTTATTTGTTAATTATTTATCATTTTAATTTTTTATTTTTCATTAATACTTACTCAAATCAATGAACGACTTTATTTTTTACTTTAAAATGGGCTTATTTCACGTGCTTGATATCAAAGCATACGACCATATTCTATTTTTAATCGTCTTGGCTATTGTCTATCAATTTAAACAATGGAAAAAAGTTTTATGGTTAATTACTTTATTTACTGTTGGGCATTCTATTACCTTAGCGTTATCGGCGTACGGAATATTAAAAGTAAATGCCGATTTGGTCGAATTTTTAATTCCGTTAAGCATTTTTATCACTGGCTTACTAAATGTATTAACGGCTAAAAAAGCATCCGTAGGAAAAGAAAATCAGAATTTATTTTTCGCTGTTTTCTTCGGATTAATTCACGGGCTTGGTTTTTCAAATTATTTTAAAATAATGATTGGTAAAACTTCCGATAAATTGATTCCGTTATTAGAATTTGCAGGCGGTGTAGAAATGGCTCAAATTATTATTGTTTTAGCAATTTTAGGCATCGGAATACTAACAAAATCAGTATTTAAGGTACAACGTCGTGATTGGATTTTAGTCATTTCTTCCATTGTTATGGGGGTTGCTTTTCAAATGATGATTAACCGTATCTTTTGGTAACAAATTAAGAAAATATTTTTTTAAATCTAACTATCTTAGCTTCTTAAAAAAGCATATCACATAATTTATTATTTTGAATAAAAAACAATTAAAATACGACAAAGCCTATTTAAAAATGGCGCAAGAATGGGGTAAATTATCGCATTGTAAACGAAAGCAAGTAGGCGCTATTATGGTTAAAGATCGGATGATTATCTCTGACGGCTATAACGGAACACCCTCTGGTTTTGAAAATTATTGTGAAGATGAAGAGGGCTATACAAAATGGTATGTTTTACATGCCGAAGCAAATGCTATTTTAAAAGTTGCCGCTTCCACACAATCGTGCAAAGGCGCTACCTTATATATTACACTTTCTCCTTGCCAACAATGCAGTAAATTAATACATCAGGCAGGTATTAAACGCGTAGTTTATGCCGAAGATTATAAAGACATTTCTGGTGTTGATTTCTTAAAAAAAGCAGGCATTGAACTCTTACATTTACCTTATGAACAAGAATAATTTTCCTTTTTACTTATCAATTGCTGTAGTTTTAGGTATTTTTATCGGAACTTTTTTCAGCACAGGAAGTAGTCGTAATTTTATCGGAACAAATTCTGCTTCTCAAAAAAAAATAAAACGACTAATAGACTACATACAACAAGATTATGTAGATACTGTAAATACCGATGATTTATTAGACGGCGCTATTACCCAAATGCTTGGTAAATTAGACCCACATTCAGTGTATATCCCAAAGGAAAACCTACAATTAGTTACCGAAAACATGCAAGGTAATTTCGTGGGAATCGGGGTGCAATATCGCATGATTGGCGATACAATTATGGTCGTTTCACCTATAAAAGGGGGTCCTAGTATTAAAGCAGGTATTAAAGCGGGCGATCGAATTTTACAAGCAAATAAAGATACCTTATTCGGAAAAAAATTATCGACAAAAAAAATAATGAAATCCTTAAAAGGGAAACCAAATACCAACGTTGCTTTACAAATTTACCGAAAAACAACCGATAGTCTTTTCACGCTAAATATTAAAAGAGGCAAGGTAAATATTAAAAGTATTGATATTGCTTATATGTTAAATGACAGCATTGGTTACATAAAACTAAACAGGTTCGCTCGTAGTTCTTATAAAGAATTTAAAATTTCTTTAGATACACTTATAAAAAATAACATGACCGATTTAGTGCTTGACCTTCGTGGAAATGGTGGTGGTTTTGTTGATATTGCCAATAGTATTATTGATGAATTTTTAGAAGATGACAAGCTGATTGTTTTTACCAAAAATAACAAAGGAAGCATTCGTAAATCGTTTGCTACTGAAAAAGGTAGTTTTGAGAAAGGTGGATTATATGTTTTAATTGATGAAAATTCAGCTTCGGCTTCTGAAATTGTTGCAGGTGCTTTACAAGATAATGACAAAGGAATTATTATTGGTCGTCGTTCGTTTGGTAAAGGATTGGTACAACAAGAAATGGATTTAGGCGATGGTTCTGCCGTGCGTTTAACAATTGCTCGTTACTACACGCCAACAGGGCGATCTATTCAAAAACCGTATAACAAAAAAAAGGGCGACAAAGCTTATAAACACGATATAGAAAGTCGATATTCAACAGGTGAATTATTTACTAAAGACAGCATTAAAACTATTGATAGCTTAAAATTTACCACTCCAAAAGGTAAAATTGTGTATGGCGGCGGCGGAATTATTCCTGATTATTTTGTAGGGGTAGATACAGCCACTTATATTCCTACTATCTTTTTTATGCCTTTAAATAATTTTGCATTTAATTATGTAGACCGTAATCGCAAAGAATTACAAAACAGTAATGTAAATGACTTTATTAAAAATTTTGATACCGATAACAAAATTTTTAAAGCTTTTTTATTAAAAATTAAGGGCTATAAGCTTTCGTCAAAAATTAAAAAACAATTAAAAAAAAACCTAAAAACAATCATTGCTAGAGAGCTTTTCAGTGATGAAGGCTTGTACAAAGTAAATCAAATTGATGATAAAATGCTTCAAAAAGTTTTTAAATTAGAAAGTAAATAAATTACTTTCTAACATATATCTATATAAAAAACCAGCTATAATAGCTGGTTTTTTATGTTTTAAATTTATTTTTAATAATAATTTTCACCAACTATAAAAAACAGTTATTGATAAAAAAAATAAGAGAACAAATAAACCTTTATTATTCATTTTTTATAGCGATAATCACCTTGTTTTTAGCTGTATTAAAATTTTATAAATTCATTCAAATAATTTACACTAAAAAGTTTTTTAAAACATCGGCAATTTTTCGGTTATCCGACAATTGTGGAATTTTATTTTGTCCGCCAAACTTCCCTATAGATTTCATATACTCATGAAATCCACCTTTTTTAACCTTGCTAATAACTAATGGTTTTAAAACTTTACCTTTAATTAAATCGAAATAATATACATTTTGATTTTGCATAGAAGCATCAATTTTAGAAGCTAATTCTACTAAATTTTCAGGTTCATTTTCAAATTCAATAAACCATTCATGATATGGTAAACCACTTTCAGGGTTTACTTGTGGCGCAACTGTAAACTCACTTATATTTGTATTTGTTCCAACTATTGCATCGTTTAAAGCTTTTTCAACTTCCTTACCAATTACATGCTCACCAAAAGCAGATATAAAATGTTTGATACGTCCTGTAACTTTTATTCTATATGGTTTAAGTGATGTAAACTCTACTGTATCACCAATATTATATCCCCAAAGACCTGCTGAAGTGTTTAAAATGATAACATAATTAACACCTAATTTTACATCTTTTAACGAAATACGGGTTGGATTTTCATTATAAAATTCAGTTGCAGGAATAAACTCATAAAAAATACCTGAATTTAATTGCAACAACATTCCTTTTTGGGTTTGCGTATCTTGATAGGCAATAAATCCTTCGGATGCAGGATATAACTCTATATAATCTACTTTCTTACCTATTAAGGCTTCAAATTTATTTTTATACGGTTCAAAATTTACGCCTCCATACACGAAAAAATTAAAGTTTGGAAATATTTCTGAAATCGGTTTTCCTGTTTTCGCGATTAATTTTTCAAAATACATTTGTACCCAAGATGGAATCCCACTAATTACAGACATGTCTTGATTAATGGTTTCTTCTACTATTTTATCAACTTTGGTGTCCCAGTCTTCAATGCAATTGGTTTTCCAACTTGGCAAGCGATTTTTTAATAAATAATTCGGTACATAATGTGCTGCAATACCGCTTAAACGTCCTAATTTTATGCCGTTCATGTTTTCTAAAACAGGGCTTCCTTGTAAGAAAATCATTTTTCCATCTACAAAACTAGCATCCTTTGTTTCGGCAATATAAAATAACAAGGCATTACGCGCCGCTTTTATATGTGTTGGCATTGATTCTTTAGTAATCGGGATGTATTTTGCGCCTGAAGTTGTTCCTGAAGTTTTTGCAAAATACAAGGGTTTACCTTTCCATAATACATTCTGTTCGCCAGCAACCATCCTGTCAACATAGGTACGTAAACCTTCGTAATCGGTTACCGGAACACGTTTTTTAAAATCGGCATAGCTATTAATAGAAATAAAATCATGATCTTTTCCAAAAGCTGTTTTACAACCTTCACTAACCAAATACTGAAACATTTTTTCCTGCGTTTTATGTGGCTTGTTTGCCCATCTATAAACGCTTTTTCGTACTTGCTTTGCAAAAGGTATTGCTAATTTTGATTTGATGCTCATCTTTAACTATTTTAACTATTGAAAATCGATATAATCGGTTGGGTTTACAGGAAATCCGCTGTGCCATAATTCAAAATGTAAGTGCGGACCTGTAGATAATTCGCCAGTTGCTCCAACGCTTGCAATTGCTTCTCCTGATTTTACTAAATCGCCTTGTTGCTTTAGTAATGTTCCGTTATGCTTATAAACAGAAATAAATTCATCGGCATGTTGTATTGTTATTACATACCCTGTTTCTGCCGTCCATTCTGCTAAAATTACCGTTCCATCGGCAACTACTTTTACTGGTGTACCTTTTTTGGCTACAATATCAATAGCATAGTGTTTATCATTTCTGTTAAAAACTTGCGAAACACTACCTGTTAAAGGCGAAAAGAAAACAATTTTAGCCCGTCCTTCTACTCCTTCAGATAAAGGAAAACGGTCTTTTTTTTCTATTTTATCTCTAAATAACGAATCTTCTTTGGTAGCCGATAAATTTCGAGTATCAAGAACAATATTCTCAACAGTTGTTTTTATTGAGTCTATTTTATCGGGAATTATTTCACCTGTTAAAACAGGTTGTAAAGCTTTTGTAAATCGCTCAATAATTTCTAATTGGGTTTTTAACGAGTCGGTTTGATATGTTAATCGGGTCGCTTTTCTTTTTAAAGAAGTAGATGAATACCCTGGAATATATTCTCGTAAACCTGTAAAAGCAATTAATACACTTGTAAAAGCAATTAATAATATTGAAAAAATACCTCCAAAAACAAAAACATTTAAGCGGGATAGTTTTAAAGAAAATTTTTCTTGAAATGTATCTTCATTTAAAATAACCAATCGGTATTTAGCAACGAGTTTTTGTTTTAATTTTTGTCGTTTTTTGTTTTTAGCCACGTTTTTGTTGTTTGCTTCAAAGATACAACGAAAATTTCACGAAACTATTTTGAGTAAATTAGACATACCTACAATATAAGATATCTTTAACGTTTTAACAATTTTTTAAGCAAAATTAAAATAGCTTTGTAGTATTTTAATTGCTTGTTGAAATGCCTAGCCCCGATTGAACGGCTTGTTTGAGCTCCTTTTTTTGATTTTTCTTCAAAAAAAGAGCGAGTAGTGAAAGCGGGAAATTGCTTCAAAAAATAGGTATTAAATCAACTACTTTTTATAAAAGTTCATATCATCAATATATTTCCAAACTTTTGGCGATACTAAGGGCTGAATGTTTTTTTCGTCTTTAATACCATTGCGAATCATGGTCGATGAAATTTGTACTATCGGCGCTTCAACTCTGTGAATTTTAGCATTTTTTATAAATTGATTTTCTACAATTCCTTCGGATATTCGAGGATATACATACAAATTATAATCGTCTAAAATTGCTTCATAATTTTTCCATTTATGAAAGCTTTTTAAATTGTCTTCGCCCATAATTAAGCTAAAATTATAGCTCGGATGTTTTTCAGAAATATGGGTTAAGGTTGTAATGGTGTAGTTGGGTTGTGGTAAATTAAACTCAATATCGGAAGGTTTAATTTTCTCGTAATTTTCAGTAGCAAAATACACCATGTCTAGGCGGTGGTGGTTATTTAACAACGAATTTTTATTTTTAAATGGGTTATGTGGCGTTACCACCATCCATATTTCATCTAAATCAGAATTTTCAACCATGTGATTGGCGATAATTAAATGACCCATATGAATAGGATTAAAAGTTCCAAAATACAGTCCTATATTTTTTTTGAAGTTTTTCATAACCCGCTTAAAAATACGTATTGCTACGCTTATATTATTTAACTTTTATTTATCTGTTCCTAAAAAATTAGCTACTAAATTTTCAGCATCTTTTAAAGCTACGTCTAATTCGTAATTTTTGATGATTTCATCAAATTGTGGTGCGGTTGCCAATTCAACAGATGCTTTGGCGATACGCATATTTATTTTGTCTTCGCTTTCTGTACTACGCTTTTTTAAGCGGATTTTAAGCTCATCAACACTTGGTGGCTTTACAAAAACAGATAATGTTTCGTTTGGAAATTTGCTTTTAATTCGCAAACCTCCTACCACATCGATATCAAAAATAACGTGTTTTTTTAATGCCCAAATTCGTTCAACTTCGGTTTTTAAAGTTCCGTAAAAGTTATCGCGATATACCTCTTCCCACTCTAAAAACTCATCTGCTTTAATTTTGTTTTTAAAATCTTTGGTAGATATAAAATAATAATCTTGCCCATCAACTTCTTCGCCTCTAGGTGCTCTTGATGCTGCTGAAATTGAAAAAGCTAAATTAAGTTTTTCTTGTTTTAATAAGTGGCGAACAATTGTTGTTTTTCCTGATCCTGAAGGTGCTGAAAACACAAATAATTTTCCTTTAAAATCTTTTTTAGAATTTTCTGACATCTTATAAAACGTTTAAAATTTGTTCTTTTATTTTTTCTAACTCGTCTTTCATTTGGATTACTATTTTTTGCATTACCGCAAAATTAGCTTTCGAGCCCATTGTGTTTACCTCTCTTCCAATTTCTTGAACGATAAATCCTAATTTTTTTCCATTAGAATCATCGGTTGCTAATTGGTCTAAGAAATATAATAAGTGATTTTCTAAACGAACTTTTTCTTCGTTGATATCTAATTTTTCTAGATAGTAAATTAATTCTTGCTCAAAACGATTTTCATCAACCTCAACCTTTAAATCGGTTAATGCTTTTTGCAAACGTTCTTTTACATTAGTAATTCTTTGAGTATCTAATTTTTTAACTTCTTCTAATGCCGATTGAATATTTGAAATTCTTAGTTGAAAATCGTCTTCTAATGATTTTGCTTCATCGGTTCTATAGGCGATAATTTCTTTTAAAGCTTCATCAATATGTATATCGATTTGAGCCCATTCGTTTTCGTCTAATTCTTCACGTTCGGTTTTTAAAGCATCAGGCATTCTAACTGCCATTTTAAGCAGTTCAACATCCTGATTTTCAGCAATAGGCATTACTTCTTTTAACTGCGCTACATAATTTTCAACCACTGCTTTATTTACAACTGTTGATGTTTGCTCGGCAGTCATTTCTACATAAATTGAGAAATCAATTTTTCCTCTGACTAAATTACTAGCTAATTTTTTACGAACGGCTAATTCTTTTTCTCTGTAATAAGATGGAATTCTTGTGTTTAAGTCTAAGTTTTTACTGTTAAGCGACTTAATTTCAATAGTTACTTTCTTAGAAGGTAAATGCAATA encodes:
- a CDS encoding LexA family protein produces the protein MSTSKKLTFLAPKEMSKSEGAIFIDMGISAGFPSPIDDFKETRISLDEELIKNKETTFFAKVSGQSMIGAGLDDNDLLVIDRSIPPTNNKIAVCFLDGEFTVKRLRVTEDEVWLQPENPDYPVIKITEENNFIIWGIVTSVIKKV
- a CDS encoding Lrp/AsnC ligand binding domain-containing protein; this encodes MIKKLKIDGIDKIIIKRLVSDARTPILSIAREVGISGAAIHQRLRKLDASDLIDGYKMVLNPKALGYNTTAFVGVFLDSSSLYSSAIKRLKEIPEVVESHYTTGNYAIFIKILCKNNEDLMHLLNKDIQNIKGVSRTETFISLDQQINRQIKI
- a CDS encoding HupE/UreJ family protein, with product MNDFIFYFKMGLFHVLDIKAYDHILFLIVLAIVYQFKQWKKVLWLITLFTVGHSITLALSAYGILKVNADLVEFLIPLSIFITGLLNVLTAKKASVGKENQNLFFAVFFGLIHGLGFSNYFKIMIGKTSDKLIPLLEFAGGVEMAQIIIVLAILGIGILTKSVFKVQRRDWILVISSIVMGVAFQMMINRIFW
- a CDS encoding deoxycytidylate deaminase; amino-acid sequence: MLNKKQLKYDKAYLKMAQEWGKLSHCKRKQVGAIMVKDRMIISDGYNGTPSGFENYCEDEEGYTKWYVLHAEANAILKVAASTQSCKGATLYITLSPCQQCSKLIHQAGIKRVVYAEDYKDISGVDFLKKAGIELLHLPYEQE
- a CDS encoding S41 family peptidase, whose protein sequence is MNKNNFPFYLSIAVVLGIFIGTFFSTGSSRNFIGTNSASQKKIKRLIDYIQQDYVDTVNTDDLLDGAITQMLGKLDPHSVYIPKENLQLVTENMQGNFVGIGVQYRMIGDTIMVVSPIKGGPSIKAGIKAGDRILQANKDTLFGKKLSTKKIMKSLKGKPNTNVALQIYRKTTDSLFTLNIKRGKVNIKSIDIAYMLNDSIGYIKLNRFARSSYKEFKISLDTLIKNNMTDLVLDLRGNGGGFVDIANSIIDEFLEDDKLIVFTKNNKGSIRKSFATEKGSFEKGGLYVLIDENSASASEIVAGALQDNDKGIIIGRRSFGKGLVQQEMDLGDGSAVRLTIARYYTPTGRSIQKPYNKKKGDKAYKHDIESRYSTGELFTKDSIKTIDSLKFTTPKGKIVYGGGGIIPDYFVGVDTATYIPTIFFMPLNNFAFNYVDRNRKELQNSNVNDFIKNFDTDNKIFKAFLLKIKGYKLSSKIKKQLKKNLKTIIARELFSDEGLYKVNQIDDKMLQKVFKLESK
- a CDS encoding GH3 auxin-responsive promoter family protein translates to MSIKSKLAIPFAKQVRKSVYRWANKPHKTQEKMFQYLVSEGCKTAFGKDHDFISINSYADFKKRVPVTDYEGLRTYVDRMVAGEQNVLWKGKPLYFAKTSGTTSGAKYIPITKESMPTHIKAARNALLFYIAETKDASFVDGKMIFLQGSPVLENMNGIKLGRLSGIAAHYVPNYLLKNRLPSWKTNCIEDWDTKVDKIVEETINQDMSVISGIPSWVQMYFEKLIAKTGKPISEIFPNFNFFVYGGVNFEPYKNKFEALIGKKVDYIELYPASEGFIAYQDTQTQKGMLLQLNSGIFYEFIPATEFYNENPTRISLKDVKLGVNYVIILNTSAGLWGYNIGDTVEFTSLKPYRIKVTGRIKHFISAFGEHVIGKEVEKALNDAIVGTNTNISEFTVAPQVNPESGLPYHEWFIEFENEPENLVELASKIDASMQNQNVYYFDLIKGKVLKPLVISKVKKGGFHEYMKSIGKFGGQNKIPQLSDNRKIADVLKNFLV
- a CDS encoding M23 family metallopeptidase, whose protein sequence is MAKNKKRQKLKQKLVAKYRLVILNEDTFQEKFSLKLSRLNVFVFGGIFSILLIAFTSVLIAFTGLREYIPGYSSTSLKRKATRLTYQTDSLKTQLEIIERFTKALQPVLTGEIIPDKIDSIKTTVENIVLDTRNLSATKEDSLFRDKIEKKDRFPLSEGVEGRAKIVFFSPLTGSVSQVFNRNDKHYAIDIVAKKGTPVKVVADGTVILAEWTAETGYVITIQHADEFISVYKHNGTLLKQQGDLVKSGEAIASVGATGELSTGPHLHFELWHSGFPVNPTDYIDFQ
- the nadD gene encoding nicotinate (nicotinamide) nucleotide adenylyltransferase; translation: MKNFKKNIGLYFGTFNPIHMGHLIIANHMVENSDLDEIWMVVTPHNPFKNKNSLLNNHHRLDMVYFATENYEKIKPSDIEFNLPQPNYTITTLTHISEKHPSYNFSLIMGEDNLKSFHKWKNYEAILDDYNLYVYPRISEGIVENQFIKNAKIHRVEAPIVQISSTMIRNGIKDEKNIQPLVSPKVWKYIDDMNFYKK
- the gmk gene encoding guanylate kinase, whose protein sequence is MSENSKKDFKGKLFVFSAPSGSGKTTIVRHLLKQEKLNLAFSISAASRAPRGEEVDGQDYYFISTKDFKNKIKADEFLEWEEVYRDNFYGTLKTEVERIWALKKHVIFDIDVVGGLRIKSKFPNETLSVFVKPPSVDELKIRLKKRSTESEDKINMRIAKASVELATAPQFDEIIKNYELDVALKDAENLVANFLGTDK
- a CDS encoding YicC/YloC family endoribonuclease translates to MIQSMTGYGKSVLHLPSKKVTIEIKSLNSKNLDLNTRIPSYYREKELAVRKKLASNLVRGKIDFSIYVEMTAEQTSTVVNKAVVENYVAQLKEVMPIAENQDVELLKMAVRMPDALKTEREELDENEWAQIDIHIDEALKEIIAYRTDEAKSLEDDFQLRISNIQSALEEVKKLDTQRITNVKERLQKALTDLKVEVDENRFEQELIYYLEKLDINEEKVRLENHLLYFLDQLATDDSNGKKLGFIVQEIGREVNTMGSKANFAVMQKIVIQMKDELEKIKEQILNVL